In the genome of Xenopus laevis strain J_2021 chromosome 1S, Xenopus_laevis_v10.1, whole genome shotgun sequence, one region contains:
- the LOC121399391 gene encoding LOW QUALITY PROTEIN: serine dehydratase-like (The sequence of the model RefSeq protein was modified relative to this genomic sequence to represent the inferred CDS: deleted 1 base in 1 codon) produces MDFAEQAPFHIVTPLKESRALSKLAGTEVLMKLENVQPAGSFKIRGIGHYCQKLAKKGCTRFVCSSGGNAGLAAAYACRGLNLPATIVVPQSTGADIVQKLQDLGADVVIIGKVWDDADAHAHQLTETPGSVYISPFNHPLVWEGHSSLVCELKASLGSQKPGALVVSVGGGGLLAGLAEGLKKVGWSDIPIIAMETKGAHCLNAALEAGKPISLPDITSVAKCLGAKTVCDRAFECTREHNVISITVDDREAIRAVEMFLDDELIFVEPACGAALAAVYSGHIQRLQQEGILKTPLDPIVMVVCGGSSISISQLKHFKSQLNMN; encoded by the exons ATGGATTTTGCAGAGCAAGCTCCT TTTCATATTGTCACTCCTCTGAAAGAGAGTCGTGCTTTATCCAAATTGGCTGGGACTGAAGTTCTCATGAAACTGGAAAATGTTCAGCCTGCAGGGTCTTTCAAGATACGTGGGATTGGACACTATTGTCAGAAG CTTGCGAAGAAAGGCTGCACGAGGTTTGTCTGTTCCTCAG GGGGTAATGCTGGGCTTGCAGCAGCTTATGCTTGTAGGGGACTGAACCTCCCAGCAACCATTGTTGTTCCACAAAGTACTGGAGCAGATATTGTACAGAAGCTGCAGGATCTGGGAGCTGATGTTGTGATAATTGGAAAG GTCTGGGATGATGCTGATGCACATGCTCACCAGCTGACTGAAACTCCTGGCAGTGTGTATATCTCTCCATTTAACCATCCTCTCGTCTG ggaagGCCACTCCAGCCTTGTGTGTGAACTAAAGGCCTCTTTGGGTTCTCAGAAGCCAGGGGCACTGGTTGTTTCTGTAGGGGGTGGTGGGCTCCTGGCTGGGCTAGCTGAAGGGCTGAAGAAGGTGGGCTGGTCTGATATTCCCATAATTGCAATGGAGACTAAAGGGGCCCACTGTTTGAATGCAGCTCTTGAAGCAGGAAAACCCATCAGCCTTCCAGATATTACCAG TGTTGCCAAGTGTCTCGGTGCCAAGACAGTATGTGACAGAGCCTTTGAGTGTACAAGGGAGCACAACGTTATTTCCATTACTGTTGATGACAGAGAAGCCATACGGGCTGTGGAAATGTTTTTGG ATGATGAGTTAATTTTTGTGGAGCCTGCATGTGGAGCTGCCCTTGCTGCTGTCTATTCAGGACATATCCAACGCCTGCAGCAGGAGGGAATCTTGAAGACACCCCTTGACCCCATTGTGATGGTAGTGTGTGGAGGCAGTTCGATCAGCATTTCTCAGCTAAAACACTTCAAATCCCAGCTGAATATGAATTGA
- the LOC121399387 gene encoding uncharacterized protein LOC121399387 isoform X2: MLVRRLESRMRPGASPPIRRRDVTGQGRTAPMSAGGQAQGDTVITAQVHRLESGEHRVGTPTGRRGWSREPKSANRRTAGGTRQGRDFSTPTKERSPGARNRGRSRSRDSRLRGRREHSYSSVRSSRRGATAHACPQGARISRCERSSRSPSRSHSHRDRHSCCHLSCRNSPRITEREASQARSVTSNVGTRRRRSASHDRVQPGTIQNQPPTKSNRLSSNVTTQSTATAGRPGVGAFSGSSTRSITAALPISTAALAAGNRRLLELVKASLAGTTWTAYGKAWEEWKRLNDWAGGLTSREDRRAGLIWYVVWLTEQGKSAAFIDKRMAGLAFHFKLRGKEDLTKEFMIRQALKGLRKSKHSKDTRRPISFDLLTRLQAALDHCCYTGYEAALFKAAFALAFFGAFRVGELVSKSKSSQDGLLLQDVKVFDDNITVRLRKSKTDSLGKGKDIVLFTVDGGVACPVGCVGRFLHLRGGAGKVFLQHENGMPLTRFQFNSMLKRTLGSIGVNPTEFGTHSFRIGAATEAAGLGLGDRMVMKIGRWESKRFRSYIRPSLLV, from the exons ATGTTGGTGAGGCGACTGGAAAGCCGGATGAGGCCAGGGGCTTCACCACCAATAAGGAGGAGGGATGTGACAGGCCAAGGGAGGACGGCCCCCATGTCAGCGGGCGGTCAGGCTCAGGGTGACACAGTTATCACGGCTCAGGTGCACCGCCTGGAGTCAGGAGAACACAGAGTAGGCACCCCAACTGGGAGGCGAGGTTGGAGTCGGGAACCAAAGTCTGCGAATAGGAGAACTGCAGGAGGGACCCGACAGGGCAGGGATTTCAGCACCCCCACAAAAGAAAGATCACCGGGTGCCCGTAATAGGGGTCGCTCAAGAAGCAGGGACAGTAGATTGAGAGGACGGCGGGAGCATAGCTATAGCTCCGTCAGGAGCAGCAGGAGGGGTGCCACGGCTCATGCATGCCCGCAGGGAGCCCGAATCAGTAGATGCGAACGCAGTAGTAGGTCCCCATCTAGGAGTCACTCGCACAGGGACAGGCACTCTTGCTGTCATCTTTCTTGCAGGAACAGTCCAAGAATAACCGAAAGGGAAGCATCGCAAGCAAGGAGCGTAACGTCCAATGTCGGGACAAGGAGAAGGCGGTCCGCAAGCCATGACCGAGTTCAACCGGGCACTATTCAAAACCAACCTCCAACCAAGAGCAACAGGTTGTCGAGCAACGTGACAACCCAGTCTACAGCCACGGCCGGTAGGCCAGGAG TGGGAGCGTTTTCGGGCAGCAGCACCAGAAGCATCACAGCAGCCCTGCCAATTTCCACAGCAGCTTTGGCGGCTGGCAACCGTAGACTGCTGGAACTTGTAAAGGCTTCTTTAGCCGGGACAACATGGACTGCTTATGGTAAGGCATGGGAGGAATGGAAGCGGCTAAATGACTGGGCCGGAGGTTTAACCAGCAGGGAGGACAGACGTGCCGGACTCATTTGGTATGTGGTCTGGCTCACTGAACAGGGTAAGTCTGCAGCCTTTATTGATAAACGGATGGCAGGGCTGGCATTCCACTTCAAGCTGCGAGGCAAAGAGGACCTGACTAAGGAGTTCATGATCAGGCAAGCGCTGAAAGGGCTTAGAAAAAGTAAACATTCAAAGGATACACGGCGGCCTATATCATTTGATTTGCTGACACGACTACAGGCAGCCTTGGATCACTGCTGCTATACAGGCTATGAGGCGGCATTGTTTAAGGCGGCCTTCGCACTGGCGTTCTTTGGAGCCTTCAGGGTTGGTGAGTTAGTTAGCAAAAGTAAATCATCACAGGATGGCTTGTTGCTGCAAGACGTTAAAGTGTTTGATGATAACATTACAGTTCGGTTAAGAAAGTCCAAAACTGACTCATTAGGCAAAGGAAAGGACATTGTGCTGTTTACAGTTGATGGTGGGGTAGCATGCCCAGTTGGCTGCGTGGGACGATTTTTACATCTACGGGGAGGAGCTGGTAAAGTTTTTCTACAGCACGAGAATGGCATGCCATTGACCCGTTTTCAGTTTAACAGCATGTTAAAAAGAACTTTAGGAAGCATTGGAGTCAATCCAACGGAGTTTGGGACTCATTCATTTCGCATAGGGGCGGCAACTGAAGCAGCCGGGCTTGGTTTAGGTGACCGGATGGTCATGAAAATCGGCAGATGGGAGTCCAAACGCTTCCGCAGTTATATACGGCCAAGCTTACTGGTCTAG
- the LOC121399387 gene encoding uncharacterized protein LOC121399387 isoform X3 — MLVRRLESRMRPGASPPIRRRDVTGQGRTAPMSAGGQAQGDTVITAQVHRLESGEHRVGTPTGRRGWSREPKSANRRTAGGTRQGRDFSTPTKERSPGARNRGRSRSRDSRLRGRREHSYSSVRSSRRGATAHACPQGARISRCERSSRSPSRSHSHRDRHSCCHLSCRNSPRITEREASQARSVTSNVGTRRRRSASHDRVQPGTIQNQPPTKSNRLSSNVTTQSTATAGRPGVGAFSGSSTRSITAALPISTAALAAGNRRLLELVKASLAGTTWTAYGCKTVVWLLGHSYVSRAQRRAAVKKRHGRQLGFPEGRISIQWFGFPGLQWSGVWPALLRLAKAGSRPDILVIHAGGNDLGLVAQRELVAMMKRDVDRIRSMFPGIILVWSEMIPRSVWRYARDLQAIERSRGKVNKLLSIFIRKSGGVVVRHRDLEAKLVGYLNNFDTDGVHLSDIGMDLFNMAIADGIERALELFDGGSRCA, encoded by the exons ATGTTGGTGAGGCGACTGGAAAGCCGGATGAGGCCAGGGGCTTCACCACCAATAAGGAGGAGGGATGTGACAGGCCAAGGGAGGACGGCCCCCATGTCAGCGGGCGGTCAGGCTCAGGGTGACACAGTTATCACGGCTCAGGTGCACCGCCTGGAGTCAGGAGAACACAGAGTAGGCACCCCAACTGGGAGGCGAGGTTGGAGTCGGGAACCAAAGTCTGCGAATAGGAGAACTGCAGGAGGGACCCGACAGGGCAGGGATTTCAGCACCCCCACAAAAGAAAGATCACCGGGTGCCCGTAATAGGGGTCGCTCAAGAAGCAGGGACAGTAGATTGAGAGGACGGCGGGAGCATAGCTATAGCTCCGTCAGGAGCAGCAGGAGGGGTGCCACGGCTCATGCATGCCCGCAGGGAGCCCGAATCAGTAGATGCGAACGCAGTAGTAGGTCCCCATCTAGGAGTCACTCGCACAGGGACAGGCACTCTTGCTGTCATCTTTCTTGCAGGAACAGTCCAAGAATAACCGAAAGGGAAGCATCGCAAGCAAGGAGCGTAACGTCCAATGTCGGGACAAGGAGAAGGCGGTCCGCAAGCCATGACCGAGTTCAACCGGGCACTATTCAAAACCAACCTCCAACCAAGAGCAACAGGTTGTCGAGCAACGTGACAACCCAGTCTACAGCCACGGCCGGTAGGCCAGGAG TGGGAGCGTTTTCGGGCAGCAGCACCAGAAGCATCACAGCAGCCCTGCCAATTTCCACAGCAGCTTTGGCGGCTGGCAACCGTAGACTGCTGGAACTTGTAAAGGCTTCTTTAGCCGGGACAACATGGACTGCTTATG GTTGCAAAACTGTGGTATGGTTGTTGGGACATTCATATGTGAGTCGGGCCCAAAGGAGAGCCGCAGTTAAGAAGAGGCACGGAAGGCAGCTGGGCTTTCCAGAGGGCCGCATATCCATCCAATGGTTTGGTTTTCCTGGTCTACAATGGTCAGGGGTATGGCCTGCCTTGCTTAGGTTGGCCAAGGCAGGAAGTCGTCCAGATATACTGGTAATACATGCTGGGGGGAATGACCTGGGCTTGGTAGCACAAAGGGAGCTAGTGGCCATGATGAAGCGGGATGTGGATAGAATTCGGTCAATGTTCCCTGGCATCATATTGGTGTGGTCAGAGATGATTCCCCGGTCGGTATGGAGGTATGCACGGGACCTGCAAGCCATAGAAAGGAGCAGGGGGAAGGTAAataaattactttcaattttcatACGAAAATCAGGGGGCGTAGTTGTGAGGCATAGGGATTTAGAGGCAAAACTTGTaggttatttaaataattttgacactgATGGGGTGCACCTATCTGACATTGGTATGGATCTCTTTAACATGGCTATTGCAGACGGGATAGAAAGGGCCTTGGAGTTGTTTGATGGCGGTTCGCGGTGTGCTTAA
- the LOC121399387 gene encoding uncharacterized protein LOC121399387 isoform X1, giving the protein MLVRRLESRMRPGASPPIRRRDVTGQGRTAPMSAGGQAQGDTVITAQVHRLESGEHRVGTPTGRRGWSREPKSANRRTAGGTRQGRDFSTPTKERSPGARNRGRSRSRDSRLRGRREHSYSSVRSSRRGATAHACPQGARISRCERSSRSPSRSHSHRDRHSCCHLSCRNSPRITEREASQARSVTSNVGTRRRRSASHDRVQPGTIQNQPPTKSNRLSSNVTTQSTATAGRPGVGAFSGSSTRSITAALPISTAALAAGNRRLLELVKASLAGTTWTAYGKAWEEWKRLNDWAGGLTSREDRRAGLIWYVVWLTEQGKSAAFIDKRMAGLAFHFKLRGKEDLTKEFMIRQALKGLRKSKHSKDTRRPISFDLLTRLQAALDHCCYTGYEAALFKAAFALAFFGAFRVGCKTVVWLLGHSYVSRAQRRAAVKKRHGRQLGFPEGRISIQWFGFPGLQWSGVWPALLRLAKAGSRPDILVIHAGGNDLGLVAQRELVAMMKRDVDRIRSMFPGIILVWSEMIPRSVWRYARDLQAIERSRGKVNKLLSIFIRKSGGVVVRHRDLEAKLVGYLNNFDTDGVHLSDIGMDLFNMAIADGIERALELFDGGSRCA; this is encoded by the exons ATGTTGGTGAGGCGACTGGAAAGCCGGATGAGGCCAGGGGCTTCACCACCAATAAGGAGGAGGGATGTGACAGGCCAAGGGAGGACGGCCCCCATGTCAGCGGGCGGTCAGGCTCAGGGTGACACAGTTATCACGGCTCAGGTGCACCGCCTGGAGTCAGGAGAACACAGAGTAGGCACCCCAACTGGGAGGCGAGGTTGGAGTCGGGAACCAAAGTCTGCGAATAGGAGAACTGCAGGAGGGACCCGACAGGGCAGGGATTTCAGCACCCCCACAAAAGAAAGATCACCGGGTGCCCGTAATAGGGGTCGCTCAAGAAGCAGGGACAGTAGATTGAGAGGACGGCGGGAGCATAGCTATAGCTCCGTCAGGAGCAGCAGGAGGGGTGCCACGGCTCATGCATGCCCGCAGGGAGCCCGAATCAGTAGATGCGAACGCAGTAGTAGGTCCCCATCTAGGAGTCACTCGCACAGGGACAGGCACTCTTGCTGTCATCTTTCTTGCAGGAACAGTCCAAGAATAACCGAAAGGGAAGCATCGCAAGCAAGGAGCGTAACGTCCAATGTCGGGACAAGGAGAAGGCGGTCCGCAAGCCATGACCGAGTTCAACCGGGCACTATTCAAAACCAACCTCCAACCAAGAGCAACAGGTTGTCGAGCAACGTGACAACCCAGTCTACAGCCACGGCCGGTAGGCCAGGAG TGGGAGCGTTTTCGGGCAGCAGCACCAGAAGCATCACAGCAGCCCTGCCAATTTCCACAGCAGCTTTGGCGGCTGGCAACCGTAGACTGCTGGAACTTGTAAAGGCTTCTTTAGCCGGGACAACATGGACTGCTTATGGTAAGGCATGGGAGGAATGGAAGCGGCTAAATGACTGGGCCGGAGGTTTAACCAGCAGGGAGGACAGACGTGCCGGACTCATTTGGTATGTGGTCTGGCTCACTGAACAGGGTAAGTCTGCAGCCTTTATTGATAAACGGATGGCAGGGCTGGCATTCCACTTCAAGCTGCGAGGCAAAGAGGACCTGACTAAGGAGTTCATGATCAGGCAAGCGCTGAAAGGGCTTAGAAAAAGTAAACATTCAAAGGATACACGGCGGCCTATATCATTTGATTTGCTGACACGACTACAGGCAGCCTTGGATCACTGCTGCTATACAGGCTATGAGGCGGCATTGTTTAAGGCGGCCTTCGCACTGGCGTTCTTTGGAGCCTTCAGGGTTG GTTGCAAAACTGTGGTATGGTTGTTGGGACATTCATATGTGAGTCGGGCCCAAAGGAGAGCCGCAGTTAAGAAGAGGCACGGAAGGCAGCTGGGCTTTCCAGAGGGCCGCATATCCATCCAATGGTTTGGTTTTCCTGGTCTACAATGGTCAGGGGTATGGCCTGCCTTGCTTAGGTTGGCCAAGGCAGGAAGTCGTCCAGATATACTGGTAATACATGCTGGGGGGAATGACCTGGGCTTGGTAGCACAAAGGGAGCTAGTGGCCATGATGAAGCGGGATGTGGATAGAATTCGGTCAATGTTCCCTGGCATCATATTGGTGTGGTCAGAGATGATTCCCCGGTCGGTATGGAGGTATGCACGGGACCTGCAAGCCATAGAAAGGAGCAGGGGGAAGGTAAataaattactttcaattttcatACGAAAATCAGGGGGCGTAGTTGTGAGGCATAGGGATTTAGAGGCAAAACTTGTaggttatttaaataattttgacactgATGGGGTGCACCTATCTGACATTGGTATGGATCTCTTTAACATGGCTATTGCAGACGGGATAGAAAGGGCCTTGGAGTTGTTTGATGGCGGTTCGCGGTGTGCTTAA
- the LOC121398895 gene encoding cyclin-O protein B-like, with amino-acid sequence MEISKARKRRRQINEEEQLSPGCCHDPKRVRHQGDQRGTCHPSAGDPALQNEPWNTLAHIGIGLETFKEYGEDAYMYNKSLEERFMALNFLQSQPEITLASWYEFTSLLVFIHRRLKLDFRSLCLTVNLLERFLARTAPIKTTDLNRVGATCFNIAYKLVDKRQFSLWNCLKLFDATITKKEMNQLERIIICRLLFELSAPTIDDFLEHFTLRRVASQKPVAAQQTKEAIALTAARGIAALSLTHHHEFYTYAPSMMALCCLKVAIKFYPSGKPINVDPAEYPDHVMEECVGKIIALVSSRQSFLHMLLPAVFPRRTAEETETSASQKEPEGGEAETSRQEQGSDPLEMAQGSGLSIYHQGVGLQNMHPYIPTYPYYHPHIIKEIIMEVEIMTFFLMDHHLPRHSPQQTLAIYRILDLVQPL; translated from the coding sequence ATGGAGATTTCAAAAGCGAGGAAGCGAAGACGACAGATCAACGAAGAAGAACAACTTTCCCCTGGGTGCTGCCATGATCCCAAAAGGGTGAGGCACCAGGGTGATCAACGAGGGACGTGCCACCCTTCAGCTGGGGACCCAGCACTTCAAAATGAGCCTTGGAACACCTTAGCTCACATAGGCATTGGCCTAGAGACCTTCAAGGAGTATGGGGAAGACGCCTACATGTACAACAAAAGCCTTGAAGAGAGATTTATGGCTTTGAACTTTCTACAAAGTCAGCCAGAAATCACTTTGGCGTCATGGTATGAGTTCACCAGCCTGCTTGTCTTCATACACAGACGCCTGAAGTTGGACTTTAGGTCTCTGTGCTTGACTGTCAACCTTCTGGAGCGGTTTCTTGCCCGCACTGCTCCCATCAAGACCACCGACCTGAACAGAGTAGGAGCCACTTGCTTCAATATAGCCTACAAGTTAGTGGACAAACGGCAATTCAGCCTATGGAATTGCCTAAAACTCTTTGATGCCACCATTACAAAGAAGGAAATGAACCAACTGGAGCGAATCATCATTTGCAGATTGCTTTTTGAACTGTCAGCACCGACCATCGATGACTTCTTGGAGCATTTCACCCTCCGGAGAGTAGCCAGCCAGAAGCCTGTAGCTGCCCAGCAGACAAAGGAAGCCATTGCCCTGACTGCTGCTAGAGGCATCGCCGCACTGAGCCTGACCCACCATCATGAGTTTTATACTTATGCACCCTCCATGATGGCTCTGTGCTGCCTGAAAGTAGCCATAAAATTCTACCCTTCAGGCAAACCCATCAACGTGGATCCCGCTGAATACCCAGATCACGTAATGGAAGAGTGTGTCGGGAAGATCATCGCTCTGGTATCATCCAGGCAGAGCTTTTTACACATGCTGCTTCCAGCAGTGTTTCCAAGAAGAACAGCAGAGGAGACAGAGACAAGCGCCTCCCAGAAAGAACCCGAAGGTGGTGAGGCAGAAACATCCAGGCAGGAACAGGGTTCTGACCCCTTGGAAATGGCCCAGGGATCTGGCCTTTCCATCTATCATCAAGGGGTAGGTTTGCAAAacatgcacccatacattccCACATATCCATACTACCACCCTCAC